The Nerophis ophidion isolate RoL-2023_Sa linkage group LG07, RoL_Noph_v1.0, whole genome shotgun sequence genome contains a region encoding:
- the anxa1a gene encoding annexin A1a isoform X1: MRINERPLLVRRPCKLTQTRTFPLFFSCGESPASSSPTMSFIREFMMQTVYLGMPDESVLKNEGTVKAAHNFNPSGDAAVMDQAIKAKGVDENTIIELLVKRSNEQRQQIKEAYQQASGKPLDAALKKALKGDLEEVVMALLKTPAQYDAQLLKMAMKGMGTDEDTLVEILASRTNKEILDIKKAYKEDYKKDLEEDVRSDTSGDFRTALLTLCKANRTEGVCDQLIDSDARALYEAGEGRKGKDCSVFIEILTSRSASHLRQVFDRYSKYSKIDVAKAIDLELKGDIENCLTAVVKCAGSRPAFFAERLYLAMKGSGTRKNILTRIMVSRSEKDMKLIKEEYKKKYGKTLYQDILDDTKGDYEKILLALCGSEN; encoded by the exons ATGCGTATAAATGAACGCCCTCTGCTTGTCCGCCGCCCCTGCAAACTCACTCAGACTCGAacatttcctctttttttttcctgcGGCGAG AGTCCTGCATCATCCAGCCCCACCATGTCTTTCATCAGAGAGTTCATGATGCAGACCGTCTATCTGGGCATGCCCGATGAGTCA GTGTTAAAGAACGAGGGGACAGTGAAGGCGGCCCACAACTTCAACCCCAGTGGCGATGCAGCAGTCATGGACCAGGCAATCAAGGCAAAAG GTGTTGATGAAAACACCATTATTGAACTCCTGGTAAAGAGGAGCAATGAGCAGAGGCAGCAGATCAAAGAAGCTTACCAACAAGCCAGCGGAAAG CCACTGGATGCAGCACTGAAGAAGGCTTTGAAGGGAGACTTGGAGGAAGTGGTCATGGCTCTGCTAAAAACACCAGCCCAGTATGATGCCCAGCTGCTGAAAATGGCCATGAAG GGTATGGGAACAGATGAGGACACCCTGGTTGAGATTTTGGCCTCTCGGACCAACAAAGAGATTCTGGATATAAAGAAGGCCTACAAGGAAG ATTATAAGAAGGACCTGGAGGAAGACGTCAGATCTGACACCAGCGGAGACTTTAGGACTGCACTCCTTACACTCTGCAAG GCTAACCGCACTGAGGGAGTGTGTGATCAGCTGATTGACAGCGATGCCAGGGCCCTGTATGAGGCTGGAGAGGGGCGCAAAGGCAAAGACTGCTCTGTCTTCATAGAAATCCTCACCAGCAGGAGTGCCTCTCATCTCCGTCAAG TGTTTGATAGATACTCCAAGTACAGCAAAATAGACGTCGCCAAAGCAATTGACCTGGAGCTGAAGGGTGATATTGAGAATTGCCTCACAGCAGTAG TCAAGTGTGCTGGGAGCAGGCCTGCATTCTTTGCTGAGAGGCTCTACTTGGCCATGAAG GGATCCGGAACTCGCAAAAACATCCTTACCCGGATCATGGTGAGCCGCTCCGAAAAAGACATGAAACTAATCAAGGAGGAGTACAAGAAGAAATACGGCAAAACACTCTACCAGGATATTTTG GATGACACTAAAGGAGACTATGAAAAGATTCTACTGGCTCTCTGCGGGAGTGAAAACTGA
- the anxa1a gene encoding annexin A1a isoform X2, whose amino-acid sequence MSFIREFMMQTVYLGMPDESVLKNEGTVKAAHNFNPSGDAAVMDQAIKAKGVDENTIIELLVKRSNEQRQQIKEAYQQASGKPLDAALKKALKGDLEEVVMALLKTPAQYDAQLLKMAMKGMGTDEDTLVEILASRTNKEILDIKKAYKEDYKKDLEEDVRSDTSGDFRTALLTLCKANRTEGVCDQLIDSDARALYEAGEGRKGKDCSVFIEILTSRSASHLRQVFDRYSKYSKIDVAKAIDLELKGDIENCLTAVVKCAGSRPAFFAERLYLAMKGSGTRKNILTRIMVSRSEKDMKLIKEEYKKKYGKTLYQDILDDTKGDYEKILLALCGSEN is encoded by the exons ATGTCTTTCATCAGAGAGTTCATGATGCAGACCGTCTATCTGGGCATGCCCGATGAGTCA GTGTTAAAGAACGAGGGGACAGTGAAGGCGGCCCACAACTTCAACCCCAGTGGCGATGCAGCAGTCATGGACCAGGCAATCAAGGCAAAAG GTGTTGATGAAAACACCATTATTGAACTCCTGGTAAAGAGGAGCAATGAGCAGAGGCAGCAGATCAAAGAAGCTTACCAACAAGCCAGCGGAAAG CCACTGGATGCAGCACTGAAGAAGGCTTTGAAGGGAGACTTGGAGGAAGTGGTCATGGCTCTGCTAAAAACACCAGCCCAGTATGATGCCCAGCTGCTGAAAATGGCCATGAAG GGTATGGGAACAGATGAGGACACCCTGGTTGAGATTTTGGCCTCTCGGACCAACAAAGAGATTCTGGATATAAAGAAGGCCTACAAGGAAG ATTATAAGAAGGACCTGGAGGAAGACGTCAGATCTGACACCAGCGGAGACTTTAGGACTGCACTCCTTACACTCTGCAAG GCTAACCGCACTGAGGGAGTGTGTGATCAGCTGATTGACAGCGATGCCAGGGCCCTGTATGAGGCTGGAGAGGGGCGCAAAGGCAAAGACTGCTCTGTCTTCATAGAAATCCTCACCAGCAGGAGTGCCTCTCATCTCCGTCAAG TGTTTGATAGATACTCCAAGTACAGCAAAATAGACGTCGCCAAAGCAATTGACCTGGAGCTGAAGGGTGATATTGAGAATTGCCTCACAGCAGTAG TCAAGTGTGCTGGGAGCAGGCCTGCATTCTTTGCTGAGAGGCTCTACTTGGCCATGAAG GGATCCGGAACTCGCAAAAACATCCTTACCCGGATCATGGTGAGCCGCTCCGAAAAAGACATGAAACTAATCAAGGAGGAGTACAAGAAGAAATACGGCAAAACACTCTACCAGGATATTTTG GATGACACTAAAGGAGACTATGAAAAGATTCTACTGGCTCTCTGCGGGAGTGAAAACTGA